Genomic window (Cucumis sativus cultivar 9930 chromosome 2, Cucumber_9930_V3, whole genome shotgun sequence):
ATGATTTCCCTAATCTTACAAtgatttctctattttttacgACGGGGAGAAGATTTTATATGCACAGAAGAAAGGTTGTTATTTATTTCTCGAGACAAGCAATTCAGACTCTGATTTAAGAATTGTTCATATATTATAACCCCCATGAGATCACAATCAAAGATCAAAGGTGTATAGATGGAAAACAATAGtacattgttttgttttgggtGAAATTCACTCAAAGAACACGTATTTAATCATCCAAAATTGATTTCAcatctaattttaaactttaatgcAATTTTCATATGATAAAATCTGGttttgaatgaataaaagCATTTTCTAcagtgatttttaaaaatgataaaaagtcATTTTAATTGTGTGAATGAGAAAGGAACgcaaaagatttatttttttttctttttcattttggtgtTGGTTTGGCAATGCTACAACGtttagttgtttttgttttgtttcttgcTTTTGTAACAGGGGATGTTTGTTTTATGGCTAACTGCGATGATTCCACAAGCAAGGCCTTTCTGTGATGAAATTAGTGGCCATTGCAATGCTCCATCAACACctcaattattgtttttatattcatCTTATGCCATAATGTCCATTGGATCTGGTTGCCTTCAATCATCCAACTTTGCCTTTGGTGCAGATCAATTGTACAAGgaaaacaaatccaattcaGGCATTTTGGACATTTATTTCAACCTATGTTATATTTCAGTTTCAGTTGGAACACTTGTAGGAATGTCATGCATTGTGTATATTCAAGATCGAATGGGTTGGGAGATGGGCTTTGGAGTCCCGATTGCACTCATGTTATTAGCTACAGTAACTTTTTTATCAGCCTCATCCTTATATTTGAAGTCGGTGCCAAGCAAAAGTTGGTGTGCTGGGCTTGTGCACGTTGTCTTTGCCGCTTATAAGAAGAGACGTATGCAAATACCATTTGTAGGCACATCTGAAATGTACCATCACGAAAACGGGTCATCATGTACTTTGCCAAGCGACAAGTTAAGGTACAAAGTGCATGTCCTTTCGTTATTAGTAATGCTTCTTACTTTAGATTAAGGATGCATCAACCTCTCTTTATTAATGCcttatttttaccttttatgCTTTTGTTCTCgaaactaactcttttaaacgagtgatattcattcaaatattgttcaaattgagagaaaagctttaattagatttttgaTGAGATCTTCTTTACCTTGTTTGGCTCAAGGTTTTTGAACAAAGCATGCATCATTAAAAATTACGAGGAAGAGCTAATTTCAGATGGGAAGGCTTCAAATCCTTGGAGCTTATGTACTGTGGAACAAGTTGAAAACTTGAAAGCCCTCATAAGGATAATACCATTATGGTCTACTGGAATCCTTGTTTCTGCATCTATGAGTCAATCAGTCTATGTTCTTCAGGTTGCATCCATGGATAGACACCTTACTTCGAGTTTTGAAGTTCCCGCAGGCTCGTTCATTGCGATGTTAGtagtttttgtaataatatgGATTATACTATACGATCGCTTAATACTCCCTCTAGCATCCAGATACAGAGGAAAACCAACCCGTTTAAGTGGAAAAACCAGAATGGGAATGGCGATCCCTTTTTGCATCTTAAGTCTTGCAGTCTCAGCAATCGTTGAGGGTTATCGTCGTGCCTTAGCCATAAAGGAGGGGTTCTCCGACGACCCAAATGCAGTGGTAAGCATGTCTGCATTTTGGACGCTACCACGTTACATTTTGTTTGGTATCGCAGAGGCTTTTTACGCAATCGGGCAACTCGAGTTCTTCTATAATGAGCTTCCAAAAGCCATGTCCAGTGTAGCAACCTCTCTTTTGGGGCTGAATACGTGTGCAGGGAACTTGGCTGCTAGTTTTATAATGACAACGGTTGATAATTTCAGTAAAACAATAGGAGTAAAGAGTTGGGTTTCAAGTAATATCAATGAGGGCCACAATGACTATTATTATTGGTTGCTTTTTGGTTTACTGGTTGCCAACTTTTTCTATTATCTGGCATGCAACAACTCTTATGGTCCTTCCAAGGAAGAATCAGAAGATATATCTAATGCtgaagattataataatactgtaaattagtattttttttttcttcttttataaataaaatgaagctTACAAGTTATTATTTAGATATCTATATTGAAGTATGaaccctttttaaaaaaatatatatttagaattagATCGTggaaaggaaaacaaataattagaatttgaGTTTGTGAATATATCGGAGTCTGTACTTTTTAGGGTTAGTTGAAAAAAGgggtatattttaaaaaaattaagaaaaatgggtGATATGAAAAGTATTTAGGGAAATAGGGTGGAAATTTTGGCCTCATTTGAATGAAGAGACgcattctactttttttttttaatttaatcgtattcttaattattatcacattgttaattaataatctTACTTAAtagtactttttttattaacttggACTGactataaaacaaaaaaaaattataaataggTGATAAGAGATAGATAAAAGATTTGATTAGTCAACTTAAAAGACTTAAGTTTGACCAAtaaggacaaaaaaaattataatgacatgataagaaagagaaaaatcaattggatttgaattaaatttgacaAGTGAGAGAAGTTGATTAGatttgagaaaagagaaattattttgattgaccaaagagagaaattatttaaatttgacaaaagagataaattattttaatttgacacAAGATAGTTAatgataattgaaaattaaaaaagcaTTTGATCGagtcatatatattatttttcatttttttttaaaaaaatatatttataaaacttacatttttttgagaaatgaaaataaaaagaaacattttataaTACTACAATTCATTGGAAAAAGGGTAGGTTAGAAATGTCCTCTccaattcttccattttttttctcctataaatttcatttacttaaaaaaaaaactcacaactCAATTTCATATTCAAAGTGATCCTTCTTAGAACTCAATTTTCAAAGtgctcctttttcttttcattctttctaaGATTCTTTCTAAGGTTCAGGATTTTCTCCATCAACGTTCTATCCAAGACTTAGTTTTTTTCTGAGGTTAGTTTAATTTCTCTATTCTTCTTACCATTGTTAATTTTGTGATTTGATGagttttcatttgaatttgttttatgtgATTCATTCCCACAACccattatgtttttttagtaggattttgatatatatattatttgttcaCATAACTCTCTAATTATCActattattgattttgattggtGAAAGACAAAAAGGATTAACCTAACTTACTCATCTAAAAACacttttgttattgttgattgCCTTGAATTTAATTGTGTTAAATCTTATGTTTTCCTTGTTTGGTGATGAGGTTGATTCAATGTGTGATGAATTTGAACAATCAGATATGTTTTACATGAATGTTGCTTTGAGCTTTTATTGATATTCTTATTTTGCTGTTAgcttctattattattattatcaactTTTAGCTAAATATTCtattgttataataataacaataatac
Coding sequences:
- the LOC101207200 gene encoding protein NRT1/ PTR FAMILY 1.2, coding for MEDPLVVGENRGMEEPLLSGTDDCKGGIRTLPFIIASGALEKLASMGLSPSMILYLTEVYGMKSVQASSVIFLWTAATYFTPIICAFLADSYFGRFMMIVAGSIFSCLGMFVLWLTAMIPQARPFCDEISGHCNAPSTPQLLFLYSSYAIMSIGSGCLQSSNFAFGADQLYKENKSNSGILDIYFNLCYISVSVGTLVGMSCIVYIQDRMGWEMGFGVPIALMLLATVTFLSASSLYLKSVPSKSWCAGLVHVVFAAYKKRRMQIPFVGTSEMYHHENGSSCTLPSDKLRFLNKACIIKNYEEELISDGKASNPWSLCTVEQVENLKALIRIIPLWSTGILVSASMSQSVYVLQVASMDRHLTSSFEVPAGSFIAMLVVFVIIWIILYDRLILPLASRYRGKPTRLSGKTRMGMAIPFCILSLAVSAIVEGYRRALAIKEGFSDDPNAVVSMSAFWTLPRYILFGIAEAFYAIGQLEFFYNELPKAMSSVATSLLGLNTCAGNLAASFIMTTVDNFSKTIGVKSWVSSNINEGHNDYYYWLLFGLLVANFFYYLACNNSYGPSKEESEDISNAEDYNNTVN